One stretch of Anolis sagrei isolate rAnoSag1 chromosome 11, rAnoSag1.mat, whole genome shotgun sequence DNA includes these proteins:
- the TOR4A gene encoding torsin-4A: protein MDGRKPTLKSSQKVSLLSSSVRTVIRLRRTTQVLKKGLPSRDSPSKVLQRQQSLGKVKAGNQASFQGSQYFTFDTSAQPPQSIKKKKKRPKNPRVLYPGCSRKYLPTEHKSKAKRCLLLLVGIICFQILNAIENLDDNVMKYELDGLEKTMRREVFGQALAVENVMGLLKDYLATHIHNKPLVISFHGPSGVGKSHIGWLLAKHFRSIIGHEMVLHYFTQHHCPEGVPAMSCQLELSKMVTEMVTQAEVEEKIPLFILDEVESMSPDLLDTLGGFFHTNQTNEFLNAIYVLISNFGAKEVTDVLLQNVTMDLLEAQRTTEHLRTILSPVLSQIHPLWTSAEIVPFVLLEKSHVRSCFYEEMMSEGIYPDPNHIERLVSQLGYYTKGELELAITGCKPVVGKVNLL from the coding sequence ATGGACGGCCGAAAGCCTACCCTAAAAAGCTCCCAGAAGGTTTCCTTGCTCTCTTCCTCGGTGCGAACTGTCATTCGTCTTCGGCGGACGACTCAAGTCCTCAAGAAGGGCCTCCCATCCAGAGATTCCCCATCCAAGGTCCTCCAGCGCCAGCAATCCTTGGGTAAAGTCAAAGCGGGCAACCAAGCCAGCTTCCAAGGTTCCCAATATTTTACTTTCGACACCTCTGCACAACCTCCACAAAgcatcaagaagaagaagaagagacccAAGAACCCTCGGGTTTTGTACCCGGGATGTTCTCGGAAATACCTCCCGACAGAGCACAAGAGCAAAGCCAAGAggtgcctcctcctcctggttGGCATCATCTGCTTCCAGATCCTCAATGCCATTGAGAACTTGGATGACAATGTGATGAAATATGAGTTGGACGGGCTGGAGAAGACCATGCGGAGGGAAGTCTTTGGGCAGGCCTTGGCTGTGGAGAACGTGATGGGCCTGCTGAAGGACTACTTAGCCACCCACATCCACAACAAGCCCTTGGTGATCTCCTTCCACGGCCCAAGTGGGGTTGGAAAAAGCCACATAGGATGGTTGCTCGCCAAACACTTCCGGTCCATTATAGGCCACGAAATGGTGCTCCATTATTTCACCCAGCACCATTGTCCCGAAGGTGTCCCTGCAATGTCCTGCCAGTTGGAGCTCTCCAAGATGGTCACCGAGATGGTCACCCAAGCAGAAGTAGAAGAAAAGATCCCTTTGTTTATTCTGGATGAGGTGGAGTCCATGTCACCCGATTTGTTGGACACCCTTGGAGGGTTCTTCCACACCAACCAAACCAATGAGTTCCTCAATGCCATCTATGTCCTAATCAGCAACTTTGGGGCCAAAGAGGTCACCGATGTTCTTCTCCAGAATGTCACCATGGACCTCCTGGAGGCCCAGAGGACAACGGAGCACCTTCGGACGATCCTAAGTCCCGTTTTGAGTCAAATCCACCCACTTTGGACATCGGCAGAGATTGTTCCCTTCGTGTTGCTGGAGAAGAGCCATGTCCGGAGCTGTTTCTACGAGGAGATGATGAGCGAAGGGATCTACCCAGATCCCAACCACATTGAGCGCTTGGTCAGTCAGCTGGGCTATTACACCAAAGGGGAGCTGGAGTTGGCCATCACAGGTTGTAAGCCAGTTGTAGGCAAGGTGAATCTGCTTTAA